The genomic stretch TCATCCTGTAAGCAATAAAATGAATCATATATAAGTTCCAAATTTTCCGCTTCCTAATAGCCAAACTAGAGAGTTTTCTCACCATTTCAAAATCTTTGTTTATTATCCTTAAATAGTGATCAGAAGGATTGTGGAGTGTTGGACAAGGAAAGCCATTTGCAGCAAAAAACTGCACTGAATCAAGTGTCACTATACATGTCTTTTGtcaacttcaaatcaatatttGCTACGAGGGTTTCAATTCCTAACCTGATTTGCATCATAGGATGGACCAAAATATACAGTTTCACCAGAAGAGAGAAGACAAAGGTCATGAAAAAGTTCAAAAACTTCACTGCTAGGTTGGTGGATGGATACAACAACAGTCCTTCGAACGCCGTCGCTTAAATTTAAACGCGCGATCCTACTCATAACATAATAAGAAGCTGCACTATCGAGTCCGCTCGTCGGTTCATCAAGGAAGAGAAGTCTCGGTCGCGTTAGAATCTCGATGCAAATGCTAAGTCTCCTCCTTTGTCCTCCACTTAGACCTTTAGAACTCCATCCTCCAACCCTTGTGTTAACAGCATCTATTAGGCCCATTTCTCTGAGTATAAGATCTGCTTGCTCCTTTTTTTCTGTTATGGACATGGAATCTGGAAATTGAAGCTGAGCTGAATAGTATAAAGTTTCACCGGCCGTTAACGTTGACAGCATAGCCTCATCTTGTGTTACATAACCCTGATTTCACATGAAGATGTTAATGAATCTCCTTTCATAAAACAATTTTATTTGCAGGACTTTGTAGCTTTTTCGGGAGTTTCTCTTACTGATATTCCATAAGCCAGTGCTTGTTTGTGGCCATTGATTAGAATATTTCCTGTGTGCTTTATGTTTGAGCTTAATCTTCCTGTCACATATTGATTATATCAAGTGAAATTCATTTATATATAACAAAAAAAGAAACTTAGCTTTCAAATGTACAAAGTTTTTCTAGTGTAATTAATTTCATTGAACATAAACATGTGAGTTGCTTGTTTAACAAGTAATCCCCAAAAGAAACATATAATGCACCAAAAACTTCTCCAAATCAGTCGTTTTAAATTTACTATAATGACCTGCTAAAGCATCAAGAAGTGTGGATTTTCCAGACCCAGAAGGACCCATTATAGCCAAAAGCCTTCCGGGTTGAGCATAACCAGTAAGACCCTCAAGAATAGGTTTCCTTTTGCTTCCATTTGGAACAGTGACTCTCAGATTCTCCCATGTCACTGTTATGCTTCCTTCCTTACTCCCTCCCTCAACATTCACACTCCTTTCTATTGACTTTAGAACATGATCACGACCTTTAATAAGTTGAACAAGTGGATAAAGGGTAGCCATTTATGATCATGGAACTGAAAAATAAGATACGAATTATGATGAAGATAAAAGGAGTATATAGTTTTGGTGAAGGAGTCATGTTTTGTGGTAGTGGTGATGATTAAAGTAGAATATAGTGCATGATAAAAAAGAATGGCGATTTAAACAATGGTGAGTGATATACTAGTACATCAGAGAAATATAGCTGTTTTTGTGTTTTTGGAATTGATTATTTCCTTGAGTTCCTAGGAAGGTACGACAAGAGGGTGGAACATGAGCTTATAGAATGGTACAAAATACATTCATTGGATGCACAAGAGCAAATAAATATTTAATGTATTGAGGATAGAGAAAAAATGGATAGCTATTGCCGCACATTTTTATTCTTTTGTAGTACTACCTCTGATGTCATCCATACATCAATAACAAAAAAAATGATGCATATAGTATATTGATTTCTAGATAAGTTAGCAAGTCAAAGCGGATATACTTCAAATTTAAATTTAGTAAACTAATATTCAATATATCAGACAATCAGTATTACATAGGCAAAACAATTCTATATTTGTTCAATTGTAGTGAGAAAATAGGCTAATGGAATGCACGAGAAATAATTTAATCTCACTATCCTATCTAGGACTTTGAACACTGGTTCGTCTATTCCAAATATGAAAATTTTATCTCATATCCCATCAATTATACCCATATCCCTATAATAGATTTTTTTTGGACCAAAATGCCCTCATATAGATAGgatatatttttgaaaaaaatggaTTTTACTTCATTTTCGCTTCAAGACTTCCAGAACAGCCTTTTTTACCATTTTAAACCGAAACACTAAGAGTAAGTCTTCCGATTCACAAACAACATATCGGAACACTTTCCAGAAGACTTCCGGCGCTGCAGATTTGGGGCGTTGAACAAAAACTCTTTAATAAAGACTTCCGGTTTTGAAGAGTGGTTACCGGAATTCTTCGTAAAAGACTTCCGATTTTCATTTAATTAACCGGAACTCTTCGTAAAAgccttcatttttcatttaattaACCGGAACTCTTCGTAAAAGACTTCCGATTTTCATACAATTAACTGGAAGTCTTTTGAAAAGTGTTTCGGAAATGAAACTGAATACCGAAACTCTTTTTAGAATGTGTTCCGGTgcattttttataattttttttttataatttttttatagtGGTTCTAAGACGAGGTGTCGACGGTAGGATTCCAGATCATAGTTTAGGACGGGGCGCATCTACATCTGCAGCAGAGGCGGCTAGCTATCCAGGAGGGCCGTACAATACGTCTCTTTTGGTAAAGTACGAACTTCATGTTGCTCACCATTTATGGTTTGGTGAGGTAAATAAACTACATATATTTGAAATTCaataatatttgaatattttatattgtattttataatatgtgttttaattgttttcagGAAAGAGGTCTGAAGAAAGAGTTAAAGGTTGTTGGACACGAACTTAAGCTGACATCGAGGGTTCCACTAGCTCTTCCACAACAGATGGAGAGTTGGATTTCTAGGTCTGAGTCATCTTTACTTCAAAGAACTAGtttgaacaagatagacacaaatctgGTATCCACATTTGTGGAGAGATGacatctagagacatcttcatttcacatgtcGTTTGGTGAGATGAACATTACTTTGGATGACGTCTCTTGTCTGCTTCACTTGCCCATCAATGGTGTGTTCTGGAGTCCTCAACATGTCACTGaagaggttgttgttgaacttgTTGTTGACTACGTAGGAGCGTACATAGTGAGGCACATGCACATGTTCGTAGTTGCAGGGGTTCTTATTATAAAttggagtggttatacgatttattcgtacAACATATAGTTGCTTCTAGCTAGGCATTTGCGACTAGAGCATATTTGTTGATGTTGGTGGATTCCACAATTTTTGCCGACAAGACCTTTACACTTGTCGAGACACGATATCTCTTACTGTTTACAGATTTAGATAGATGTTCGGGATACAGTTGGGGAGCAACTGCATTGGTTTCCTATACAGATAccttggagatgcgtccatgttCAGTTGCAAGCAGCTTagtggatatcctactctcctacaggtatataatttaattttgtttattatgtgttggattcattttataaagtatgttaatttaatttattttatttattatgtttttatattataacagtgttggattcacgagtatttttcaactgttggaaaaagaggaGAGAATTGGAAACCAGATGATAATTATGGTCTTCCTCGAGCGATGAAATGGTCCTATAGGCAAGGAGTCCTGAAGGTGGATGACTTGCTATCTATTTTGGAAGAGTTGATACTTGCCGATGTCATATGGCctccatttgaggatcatagaggATGGCGCCAGTTTGATGAGTTATGTCTGTACATGGggtgtttgaagtggggtgacacagttgttccatacttgcTTGACAGATGTATACGTCAGTTCGGGTACAAgcagtatgttccatccccacctcATGATTGTATGATGGCtaatgatattgatgttgattggattgGTTACCATCAGAGCGTTCTTGCTGTGATCCGTCCAACAACATTGGCCACTACTCCATCTGATATAAAAGATGGATACCTGGAGTAGTATTATTGTGTTTCGCATCCTCGTTTGGTCTCGCCCCATCATGATGAACCAAGAGAGGTGTCGGTTTTTGTTTACGAAGTAGGACCATCTGATCCTAATTGGACTCGTGTTTCTACATTGATTCATCGTTATCTGAGACAAGTTAATGCCGAAGAGGAAGATCCGCAATTTGCTGATTTATATGAAGCTTTGCATATTCctcgttcacattgatttatgtatTAACTTTTAGAACTGAATGTATTAAAACTGACATAATATAATATTCATCTTTTGATTACATATTCATGCTAATATAGGCgtaagtaattgccaatgttgtagacgtcctgcaaatcctaacatccaagaCGTTGTTGTTGGACAACGAAACTTCTTCCAATCTAATATGACCGGTGGCAACGGAAACCCCCATTTCATGTTTACCTGATAACAAtaattaaaacatatatttaataaagtgaaataagtaaaataattaaaacagTAAGTCATATAAAATAAAATACGTACTTGAACCCAATGATTTTGGTTAACAAAATCAATGCAATAAATGGAaacatttggtgaatgtgaacttgtcataGGAAAGAAAGTCCTGCACGGATTTCCTAAAcatacaagtacaacattatatCGATTTGCTATCAAGTAACTCATATCTAGTAGAGTCAACCATTTTTGTGGTGGCTGTGAATCAAAggattctatcatcaaagattctctcacttCTGCCAACCGATTacaaaataacttgtcatacaaagttgaTCTTTCCTTGTCTATTATTTCCAACCTCAAGTCTCGGAGAATCATTGACCAACCATCCTCAccattgttggtgtaagccctagaggccaatacttttggtacttgtatcgaattatttaaaggcattttctttattatggttgattaataaagtccctagaatagatagtccgtttaatgtattaagtgtgacttaatcatgagaacacattaaacataagggcactattcttaaagtatccgtagtcgagctttagtgtgaagtgggataatattaaagcattaagactattatgtttgtagactgatgatcacatctcatggatcatggataaagagttatcaagtcttaaacataggtatgaatattaggagtaatatttataccggattgacccgctatgagaatactatatagaaagttatgcaaagtgtcataagttattctcatggtgataatagtgtataccactcttcgacctgaaaccactatggatctgtatacatgcgttttcgacgccatggGATTTGGTGTACAAAATGTTTCTTCCGACAAATAACGACATAGGATAAACGTTTGGCTAATaagtatggttcgacacttcgacaaaatggaggtttcgacatttcgacaagatatCTGCAGCTAGACACCTTTGACAGACATGGAGAACATTGTAGTATATCGACAATTCGACAAAAAGCCTGAAGAaagacgtcatttcgacttaaagtacaaattcaaattcaaaagagttgtgacgtttgtctggcgaaaggaagaaagccatgtgtcacagttttaggatttggtcgttagtaacagttatgttatttgtatataaatagggtagttgttatcggAAAAAGGTGTGAGAatttacttgtacaaaattcctgaaaacactcaaagtacccgtgtgagagaaaagagtcatatttggaacatgtatgtgtaaacaaacaccaattccttcaaagtttattttataaagtttaaagttctttacaaatctcttttacgttttccagtcatttatctttctgcactttctctttttcgacactttacatttcgtcagttattttccgccatttactttatcttgttaaatttacatctatttaacgttttaatcaacatatttcgacgtaaaacacttagagaacaaaAATGAAAGATCTGAAAGTGATTCTGgacatcttcaagaccatctagatctgcacatgtcctaggatttgtgtggttgatcctgttggtgtaagccctagaggccaatacttttggtacttgtatcgaattatttattaataataaaaggcattttctttattatggttgattaataaagtccctagaatagatagtctgtttaatgtattaagtgtgacttaatcatgagaacacattaaacataagggcactattcttaaagtattcgtagtcgagctttagtgtgaagtgggataacattaaagcattaagactattatgtttgtagactgatgatcacatctcatggatcatggataaagagttatcaagtcttaaacataggtatgaatattaggagtaatatttataccggattgacccgctatgagaatactatatagaaagttatgcaaagtgtcataagttattctcatggtgataatagtgtataccactcttcgacttgaaaccactctggatcctagatgtagagtcgagtgctttattgctgatccaacgttgtccgtaactggataaccataaagacagttgatgggtactccacaaagcatgctgagggacatgagtgtcctagatggaatttgccaatcctgcgtaacagaataaatgtctatgggcccaatattgaactggacaagggtgacacggtctataccttgtgttcaatatagacataagggcaaaggggtaattatacacataattattatcacaggaggttttgtcagatcacatgacattttcgtgacttgggtagcagtgatgtgttgctagataccgctcactgtttattatgttaaatgcgtgatttaatataattgccaacgtcgcgaaaacctatagggtcacacacaaaggacggattgatgagagatagaataattaaggaacatcgtaaggtacggtgtacttaagcagaatacgaaatatggtaaggtaccaaatacttaagtgattttggcatattatgagatataggccaaaatgcacttaagtgggcttttttgcttgaaacccacacaagtggttctataaatagagctcttgtgaagaagctttgtatgggaatacaacacaactgaagagttggaatttcgtatctctctctcactcaaagccttcattcataacagctagcactgcgattgaaggaatccgttcgtgtggactgagtagagacgttgtcatcgttcaacgttcgtgatcgccccgtggatctgtatcaaaggttttgatcattatcagagatctgcaccaaaggtttgaatcgccacaagaggtaacgattctatcactgatcatgcccattcgtaaggatcactaaatggagaaatttttaaattccgctgcgccttggatggctattctccttaagtggtatcagagccacttacgaaaccatgaatctgatatttgtttttgttatgtaataatatgattaaaacataatgaatcaaaggttaaattgagatcgatcaaattacatatatgtgatatatgtaatcctgatgcaaaatacattatatatgatatagtgttcttgtttcgttcattcaaaacctcgatgattgttttcctttgagcgatcaatggtcgtttgcttcttgatccgacattagtatggtgaagcaatgacgtgttgatcaatcatactgaattaacaatcgagacgtgtttgacggtctgaaattggtgcatcagggttagtgacggcacaagggttgtgttgtcagagagttatgcgattggggtttgaacgcacaagagttgtgcttcctaaacactttttggaacagtgttaaccggttaacgcgtatggttaaccggttaacggaatgcgaaataaaatttttgagaattttaacagtgttaaccggttaacgcatttggttaaccggttaacgcaaggcagaaaacaattttttagatttcaaaacagtgttaatcggttaacgcatatggttaaccggttaacgcaatgaaaatttcacccattcggctaactcagtgctttaaaagtgtcaagtgttgatacgaaaagcgacatcgattttaaatgaattgttcattaaaatgtgatgatcggtcgtcgaaatttaatttgattttaattaattaaaggaattaataataataataaaatgtttattattgtcttgtggtgatcggttatggccttagtcttcctttattctgctttgggttttaaaatacgacctgcgtgtcgtgcctctctctttttctcccaaatgtaacttcttttctcatctcactccctcgtatgtaaaacgagtttcttccatgtaatgtaatgatatgaagaaagcaaagaagtcagtgccaaaggaggacaaccttgaagatcttgcttggagaagcttagatcgttgtaggttagcttaggttctctcattggcttgggagaacaattgcgctaggggccataactgtttcattatgtatgtatgtatgttgatgcatgtgaatgtatgttggtgcatgtgagagacgatttatatgataaacaagccggtgagatcagaaaattgcaattccctcaaaaattaaatattaagtttatgctttccaagttttaacactcatcaagactagtaatggataatgtaggtttcgcctacgcgaggtgcatgatctatatattagtaaggtgcgattggataattgtaatatccaactgttaaacaatgggtcaaacttaactaaacaaattataataagattatatatatgtttagaagcaagagttgggaataatccatatgatggattagaataaggagttattcacccaactaaaattttcgagagttgtatgagatacaattggaaggagttcctacctaaataacctagttttgtgtaatccgcctacgcggacttagaacgaagtgaaatatggatctcgacccactagaaaatcttccaacgggattttccgaatcagatgatgagggtcatttgttttgagtaaaatagtgggagcatatttaattaaaggcctaattgaatatgtcaatgatacttatattttcattaatccttgtgtagattaccatgacaacaaacacctctaacaacatattgcgatcaaaccttgagaaagaaaaattgtctgggacaaattttctggattggtaccgagacatgaggattgtcctcaaacatgataaagggaaaggcaaggaagttgccaaacccaaacccattagtgctgctttgaagcctagtggaagcatagaaaaggaagacacctgcttccattgcggtaagaccgcacactagaagaggaactgcccaaagtacctggaagataggaagaatggagtagagactccaacttcaggtatttttgttattgaaattaatttatctacttctgcatcatgggtattagatactggatgcggttctcatatttgtacaaatgtgcaagaactaaaaaggagtagaaaattggcaaaaagtgaagtcgacctacgagttggtaatggagcaaaggttgctgccttagccgtaggaacttatgaatcgactttacctagtggtttaataattcagttagagaactgttattatgtaccagcaattag from Lathyrus oleraceus cultivar Zhongwan6 chromosome 7, CAAS_Psat_ZW6_1.0, whole genome shotgun sequence encodes the following:
- the LOC127102675 gene encoding protein MAINTENANCE OF MERISTEMS-like, producing the protein MIKKNGDLNNVVLRRGVDGRIPDHSLGRGASTSAAEAASYPGGPYNTSLLVKYELHVAHHLWFGEERGLKKELKVVGHELKLTSRVPLALPQQMESWISRSESSLLQRTSLNKIDTNLAFATRAYLLMLVDSTIFADKTFTLVETRYLLLFTDLDRCSGYSWGATALVSYTDTLEMRPCSVASSLVDILLSYRGENWKPDDNYGLPRAMKWSYRQGVLKVDDLLSILEELILADVIWPPFEDHRGWRQFDELCLYMGCLKWGDTVVPYLLDRCIRQFGYKQYVPSPPHDCMMANDIDVDWIGYHQSVLAVIRPTTLATTPSDIKDGYLE